Genomic DNA from Nitrospirota bacterium:
GATAAAGATAGAAGAGCAGGAAAGAGAGATATCAGAGGAGAGAAAGGCCCAGGTTGGTTCCGGAGACCGCAGTGAAAGGATCAGGACATACAACTTTCCCCAGAACAGGGTGACTGACCACAGGATTGGTCTGACGCTCCAGAAACTCACACATATCCTCGAAGGCAATCTTGATGAGTTATTAGATGCCCTGATTACCCATTATCAGACCGAGAAACTGAAAAAAGTAGTATGAAAACAACCTTGTTATCAACAACAGACCTCTTCAGGGATATCTCTTCAACTTTCAGGGGAAAGGGTTTTCCAGAGGCTGAAAGGGAGGCAGAACTGATTATATGTCATGCCTTCAATATCAGCCGGACCGAACTTTACAGGGATGACCTTCAGGTAGATGAGTCTGCCCTGCGGGTACTGAACTCCATTGTCGAAAGAAGACTTTGCCACGAACCCCTCCAGTATCTGACAGGTGATACAGAGTTCTACGGACTCAGATTCAGAGTCGGCAGGGGTGTGCTCATCCCGCGGCCTGAGACAGAGATTCTGGTTGAGGAGGCTGTCAGGCTTGTAAATGCTCAGGGGATTCCTTCTCCGGCCATCCTTGACCTGTGCACAGGCTCAGGGTGTATAGCAACAGCAATTGCAAAGAACCTTCCTTCTGCTAAAGTAGTTGCCTCGGAT
This window encodes:
- the prmC gene encoding peptide chain release factor N(5)-glutamine methyltransferase; the protein is MKTTLLSTTDLFRDISSTFRGKGFPEAEREAELIICHAFNISRTELYRDDLQVDESALRVLNSIVERRLCHEPLQYLTGDTEFYGLRFRVGRGVLIPRPETEILVEEAVRLVNAQGIPSPAILDLCTGSGCIATAIAKNLPSAKVVASDISAPAMRYAIENAGLNGTGNLVFVQGDLFEPVSGESFHLIVSNPPYVKGDDLMGLQKEVSCYEPLEALDGGRDGLDFYRRILKSAPEHLRDRGYLVLELGLGQGIAVGEIAGECGLRVVRVLNDLSDIERVMVLEKLNKSSAERLLEAI